One Poecilia reticulata strain Guanapo linkage group LG19, Guppy_female_1.0+MT, whole genome shotgun sequence genomic window carries:
- the rab40b gene encoding ras-related protein Rab-40B, with protein MSHRTRTSPIRAYDFLLKFLLVGDSDVGKGEILESLQDGASESPYGYNLGIDYKTTTILLDGRRVKLQLWDTSGQGRFCTIFRSYSRGAQGVILVYDITNRWSFDGIDRWIKEIDEHAPGVPKILVGNRLHLAYKRQVTTEQAQVYAEKLGVTFFEVSPLCNFNITESFTELARIVLMRHGMERLWRPNKVLSLQDLCCRSIVSCTPVHLVDKLPLPHTLKSHLKSFSMANGLNARMMHGRSYSVTAAATAAHHSAAKRSGGTLLKKPKLIRPPPLSESSGQVSEVQVRRSKEDWK; from the exons ATGagccacagaaccagaaccagcccGATCCGAGCCTACGACTTCCTGCTGAAGTTCCTGCTGGTGGGAGACAGCGACGTGGGGAAGGGGGAGATCCTGGAGAGCCTGCAGGACGGAGCGTCCGAGTCCCCGTACGGGTACAACCTGG GAATCGACTACAAGACGACGACCATCCTCCTGGACGGGAGGCGAGTCAAGCTGCAGCTCTG ggATACATCCGGACAGGGTCGGTTCTGCACCATATTCAGATCCTACTCCAGAGGAGCGCAG GGAGTAATCCTGGTGTATGACATCACCAACCGCTGGTCCTTTGACGGGATCGACAGGTGGATYAAAGAGATCGACGAG CATGCACCAGGAGTGCCCAAGATCCTGGTCGGGAACCGCCTCCACCTCGCCTACAAGCGTCAGGTGACTACGGAGCAGGCGCAGGTGTACGCCGAGAAGCTGGGCGTCACTTTCTTTGAGGTGAGCCCGCTCTGCAACTTCAACATCACTGAGTCGTTCACGGAGCTCGCCCGCATCGTCCTCATGAGGCACGGCATGGAGCGCCTGTGGAGGCCCAACAAAG TGCTGagtcttcaggacctctgctgCCGCTCCATTGTCTCCTGCACCCCTGTCCACCTGGTGGACAAGCTGCCCCTGCCCCACACCCTCAAGTCCCACCTCAAGTCCTTTTCCATGGCCAACGGTCTCAACGCTCGCATGATGCACGGACGCTCCTACTCCGTCACCGCCGCYGCCACGGCCGCTCACCACAGCGCTGCCAAGAGGAGTGGAGGGACGCTTCTTAAAAAGCCAAAACTGATCCGACCACCGCCGCTCA GTGAGAGTTCTGGACAGGTGAGTGAGGTTCAGGTGAGGAGGTCCAAAGAAGACTGGAAGTGA
- the cox11 gene encoding cytochrome c oxidase assembly protein COX11, mitochondrial, protein MLLPLLLRPSFSPPLTGCVRGLHGSSQRTLLSQCEHLLRRRRPASRLPTRNHSRKSRGQEEEWRTRNKTVLTYIAAAGVGMIGLSYASVPLYRLYCQATGLGGTAVAGHDTDQVETMKPVKERIIKVTFNADTHASIQWNFRPQQTEIYVVPGETALAFYRAKNPTDKPIIGISTYNVVPFDAGQYFNKIQCFCFEEQRLNPHEEVDMPVFFYIDPEFDDDPRMARVDTITLSYTFFEAKEGQQLPLPGYSYN, encoded by the exons ATGCTGCTGCCTCTTCTGCTGCGTCCGTCCTTCTCGCCCCCGTTGACGGGATGCGTCCGGGGGCTTCACGGCAGCTCTCAGAGGACCCTGCTCTCCCAGTGTGAACATTTGCTTCGGCGGCGGCGGCCTGCGTCTCGCCTCCCGACGAGAAACCACAGCAGGAAGTCCAGGGGTCAGGAGGAGGAGTGGAGGACCAGGAACAAGACGGTGCTGACATACATTGCTGCTGCCGGGGTGGGAATGATCGGGCTGTCCTATGCTTCTGTACCTCTGTACCGCCTCTACTGCCAg GCAACGGGGCTAGGCGGCACGGCTGTTGCTGGACACGACACGGATCAGGTGGAGACAATGAAACCGGTGAAAGAGCGCATCATCAAGGTGACCTTCAACGCCGACACGCACGCCAGCATCCAGTGGAACTTCAGACCTCAGCAGACGGAGATCTAC GTGGTCCCGGGCGAAACGGCGCTGGCCTTCTACAGAGCCAAGAACCCGACAGACAAACCCATCATCGGCATTTCCACCTACAACGTGGTGCCATTTGATGCGGGACAGTACTTCAACAAAATCCAG TGCTTCTGCTTTGAGGAGCAGCGTCTCAATCCTCACGAGGAGGTCGACATGCCCGTCTTCTTCTACATCGACCCGGAGTTCGACGACGACCCGCGGATGGCTCGGGTCGACACCATCACGCTGTCCTACACCTTCTTCGAGGCCAAGGAGGGTCAGCAGCTGCCTCTGCCCGGGTACAGTTACAACTGA